The genomic window AGTGAACAAATCGAGCGCTTCTACTTCCTAAGAAAGCCTCTTGATACGCGGCGCACGGTCGCCAATCGCCCGTTCGGACAGACTAGGCGCTGGGTGCTGTTGTCGTTCATCCTGTTCTACTTCTCGCCGGGCGGGCTGCTGCGCTTGTTACGCGGGTCGATCGCTCGCCGCGAGCTACGGCGATTCGCAGTCGTCGGCCTACGGCTGCTCGTTGATGTCCTCGCCCCGCGCCGAACAGTATGAATCTGATTGGCGTCTGCCGCAGCCGGGGTAACGGTTATTGCTCTGCGCGCCGGGTTTCTTCTTCCGGCGACCGCCCCTCTTGGCAGTCCATCTCTTTGTGCGATCCCCTGTGCAGCATTCCTTCGACCAGCACCAAACCGGCGTACCACAGGCTGGAGGCTCGCATCTGACCGCTCCGCAACAGGGAAACGATTTTCCAGGGGCGGCCATAGAACAGCAGGTGCGCCAACCAGTACAGGGCTTGCAGGGTGCGCGCGCTCATCCCCGCGGGGACGAAGACCGGTCGGCCCAAATGGAGAGACCAGTTGTTCCAACTGGTGAACCCGGCCGCGCTCTGCGGGTCCGAGAGGTCGATTTTAAGCAGATGCTTGACGTCCTGATAGAACCGCGACCCGGGCATCGGCATGGCCAAGTGGAACTTGGCGGTTGTCGGTCGCAGCCGCAGCGCCAGGCGGATTGTACGCAGGGCGCTGCCGATCGTCTCGCCCGGATAGCCGATGATCAGAAAGGCGTGGAACGGCAGGCCGGCTTCCCTGGTCCACGCGGCCGCCTTCAACGAGCGCTCGACCGTCAGGCCCTTGTTCATTGCCAGCAGCATGCGGGGCTCGCCGGACTCGAAACCGTATAGGATGTGCCTGCAGCCTGCCCTAACCATGCTTTTAAGCAACCGGGGAGTGACCACATCGGCCCGCGTCTCGCACCACCATCCGATCCGCCGATCGAGTCCCGTCTTGACCAGCGTGTCGCAGAACTCGATGCCGAACTCCTCGGACCAGGGGAAGGCCGCGTCGAGAAAGGCCAGGCCGTGAGTGTCGAACTCGCACAGATCGCGCTCAATCTCGCCGATCAGCCCAGCGACCGAGCGATGGCGGAAGCGCGGCACGTACTTTTCCTGCGAGCAGAAGCTGCAATTGAACCTGCATCCGCGGGAGGCGCAGATCGGCAGCAGCGCTTCACGCGCAATCGGCAGCCGTCGGTCGAGGTACCAGCCGATATCGATCAGACTCCAGTCGGGCAACGGCAGCTCGTCTAGGTTCTCAACTAACAGCGACGGCCCGTTGCACAGCTCGTTGATCTGCACCGCGCTGATGACCCCGGGGATTCCGACGCCGCTTTGGCCGGCCTCGATCCGTCGCGCCAGCTCCAACAACGGGCGCTCCCCCTCGCCGACCACGACATAGTCGGCCCAGCCCTCGGACAGGATCCTTTCGCGGAAGACCGCCGCGTGGATGTTGCCAAAGACGATCGCCCCGCCCCAGCCGCCTCGGCGCAACGCCTTCACGGTCTGGACGGTGAAGCAGTAGTTCCAGGTCAGCACCGAGAACCCGATCAATCGTGGGGAGAGCTCGATCAGGGCTTGCGCGCAACGCTGCGGGTCCATCGGACGGCGCACCGCGTCAATGATCGTCGTCTCCACCCCATTGGCCCGCAAATATCCCGCGAGCTGCACCAGCCCTAGCGGCGGCATCAGCATCGCGGTTTTCCAAGCCGCGTGGCTCATCTGGCTGAGCAACGGCGAACCCGGAACTATCAGGGCGACGCTCAAGCCTGTCTCCCGCCTCGGGTCAAGGGGTTGAGGAGCCTCAGCCAGATCAGGGCCATCGGCAGCAGGTTTCTTGGGCGCAATGTCCCGAACCTGATCAGGCGCAGCAGCACCGAGGGCCGGGAGTAGTGCCGGATCATTCCCTTGCGCTGCAAACGCAATAGGGTTCGGTCCGTCAAGGATGTGTAGTCGTAGCGGGCCTTGCGCTTGGAGCCTCGCAGCAGGCCGGTCCAGGCGGTCATCTCATCGCATTCGATGTCGTCCCGTGACTTCTGGATCAGCCAGTCGTGAAAACGGCTTCCGGGCAGCGGCACGGCGATGTTGAACTTGAGTAAGTCCGGCCGCAGATCGAGCCCGTAGCTGATCGTTCGGCGAATCATCGCCTCGTCCTCCCAGGGGAAGCCGATCATGAAAAATCCGGTGGTGGATACCTTGATCCGGCGCAGAACGTCCATCGCCCGGCGCCCCTGTTCAACGGTCGTCCCCTTGCCGATGCGGGTCAGCGACTCGTCGGTGCCCGCCTCGAAGCCCACGGCCACATTGTGCAGCCCGATCTTGGCCAACTCCCGAAACAGCGGTTCGTCGATCCCATCGCTACGGGCCTCGATGCAGAACCGGAAACTGAGGCTGGCTAAATCACGGCGCACACGGCGGACGAACTCTTCGCCCCAGGCCCTGTCCGGAGGGAAGTAGCTGTCGAGAAAGCCGAAGCTGCGAACGCCGTAGCGCCCAATATTTTCTTCGATTTCAGCCACCACCGAGGCGGGAGACCGGCGGCGGAACGGCTTGAGCAGTGCGTCCTGTGCGCACATGAAACAGTTGTAGGGGCAACCGCGTGAGGCCTGGATCGGCAACGTCGGCTCGTAGAGGAACAGCGAGGGATGGTAGTTATAACGCCCGATCGGCAGCCGGTCCCACGCAGGGTGTGGCAGCGAATCTAGGTTATGGATCAGCTCGCGCGGCTGAGTTGCCTGCAACTCCCCATTGCTTAGAAAGGAGATGCCGGCGATCCGTTCCAACGGCTCGGCACGACTCTGGTTGTCGAGCAGCTGCTTAAAAGTCAACTCCCCCTCGCCGTGGGCCACGATATCGAACCATCCGGTTCGCAACAGCGAGTCGGCGTAGACCGAGGCGTGTGTATTGCCCAACACGATCTTTCCCTGAAATCCCTCGCGCCGCAGGGCCTGCCCCAGGTCGCATACCGCGCTGTCGGAGGTCGTCAGGCAGGAGATGCCAACCAGCTCGTATCGTCCCTCGACGGCCAGGCGTGCGAGCTGCGCGGTGGGCGTGCGCTCCAAGAATTGGTCGTGAATATCTACGGTGTGGTCGCCGTGCTCAGCGGCCTTCGCAGCCAAATAGGCCAGGTTGGCCGGCGGGATGGGGGGGACAATCAGGCTGCGATAAAGATAATTGGACAGCAGATTATTCGCCGGATTGATCAGCAGTGCTTTCGCCATCTTGCAGCCATGACTCCAGATTAGGTGAGAACTACACTCTCGCTACACGGACGGCGGAATCAACTGTTTATCGCCAAGGACGACCATCCGGATGACCCGGGTAATACCGTCTGCTGCTTGGTTTTCCGGAAACCGCGGAACACTCAAGTAATTATGATAGTATAAATGACTAGGCAGTTAAAGTGAAAGGAGTGCAGAGCTTGCGGGATATCCGGAACTCGGGCCGGGAAAAGCCCGCCTCCCCTTTATGCTCCAAGGCGCAATGGGCCGTCGCGGTGTTGCTTGCAGCCGCGACACTGCTGGTATTCGTATCGATCTCCGTCTGCGTCTACCCGGTCGACCTAGACGAGACGATGCGCTTCCTGGAGACCAGGCTGCTGCTCGATCATCAAGTGCTGCTCAAGGATTTCTTCTCCAACAACTTCGATCCGGGAGCCTGGATCGTCTTCGCTCCCCTGGCTTGGATCGCCCCGGCCGCCTGGTCGCCGCTGGTCTCGCGTTGTTACGGCATCGGGCTTCTGCTGCTGAGCCTGGCCTCGCTGCTGTGGATGCCTAGGCTGTTGCTCGAGCGGCGCTTCCCCCTAGCCACGACCTGCGCCCTGGCGCTGCTGGCCGCCTGTCCGCATTTGCTGTTCAAGGTTTCCGAGCTGCGTCAGGACGCTGTGTGTGCAGCGGTCGGCTTGCTAGGCATGGTCCTCTTGCTTGGGTCTCAATCCGGACGGGGGCGGCTCGGCGGAGTGCTGGCAATTTGGGCCGCAGTCTGCCTGCGGGGCGAGATGGCGCTGATTCTGGCTCCCCTCGCGCTGGCCGCCAGCCTCGAGGTCCGCGCGCGCAGGCTGCGCCTCAGGTGGCTGGCAGCGTTGTTACTGACGCCGCTGGCGCTGCTCGTGTGTTCGCTGCCCTTTATTTGGCACTGGTCGTGGAGCGAGCTCGCCGAAGTCCCCGGGTATCTGTCGATTGCGGTACTGGCCAAGGGCGACACCTCGGAGCCCTCTTACCGGGCCGACTTGTTCGGCATACTGCTGGTGGCGGTTCCAGCCTTGGTGGAGCTGTTCCGGCAGATCGCACGGCCCGAGCGCAGCCAGCTTCGCGCGCTCTCGCTGGCAGTGCTGGGCTCGGTCGGGCTGATCCTGGGTCTGCATCTGGTCGTAGGTGCCACGTTTCTGCAGAACTACTGGAGCCAGATCTTTATGCTGGCGCCGTTCGCCGGCATTCGCTGGGCGCGTTGGCTGAGCGCCCTGCTGCACAGGTCTGGTCTCCAATCTCTGCGGGGATGGTCTCCTGCGCTGCTGGCCGCCTGCTCGCTGATAATGATCGCGGTGCCCGCCAAAGATTTCATTATGGTCCGTCACTCGTTCGCGTCGCTTTCCGCCTCAGCGCTCTGCGCGGACCAAGCGGGTAAAAACACGCGGCCGATCGAGTATCAAGATTTGCAAATCGAGTATCAAGCCTACTCGCCGCTGGCATTAAGCAGATCCCAACTCTGGCTGCAATCCACGGTCGGCGAACGTTTCTCGATCTACT from Candidatus Alcyoniella australis includes these protein-coding regions:
- a CDS encoding radical SAM protein; translation: MSVALIVPGSPLLSQMSHAAWKTAMLMPPLGLVQLAGYLRANGVETTIIDAVRRPMDPQRCAQALIELSPRLIGFSVLTWNYCFTVQTVKALRRGGWGGAIVFGNIHAAVFRERILSEGWADYVVVGEGERPLLELARRIEAGQSGVGIPGVISAVQINELCNGPSLLVENLDELPLPDWSLIDIGWYLDRRLPIAREALLPICASRGCRFNCSFCSQEKYVPRFRHRSVAGLIGEIERDLCEFDTHGLAFLDAAFPWSEEFGIEFCDTLVKTGLDRRIGWWCETRADVVTPRLLKSMVRAGCRHILYGFESGEPRMLLAMNKGLTVERSLKAAAWTREAGLPFHAFLIIGYPGETIGSALRTIRLALRLRPTTAKFHLAMPMPGSRFYQDVKHLLKIDLSDPQSAAGFTSWNNWSLHLGRPVFVPAGMSARTLQALYWLAHLLFYGRPWKIVSLLRSGQMRASSLWYAGLVLVEGMLHRGSHKEMDCQEGRSPEEETRRAEQ
- a CDS encoding radical SAM protein, yielding MAKALLINPANNLLSNYLYRSLIVPPIPPANLAYLAAKAAEHGDHTVDIHDQFLERTPTAQLARLAVEGRYELVGISCLTTSDSAVCDLGQALRREGFQGKIVLGNTHASVYADSLLRTGWFDIVAHGEGELTFKQLLDNQSRAEPLERIAGISFLSNGELQATQPRELIHNLDSLPHPAWDRLPIGRYNYHPSLFLYEPTLPIQASRGCPYNCFMCAQDALLKPFRRRSPASVVAEIEENIGRYGVRSFGFLDSYFPPDRAWGEEFVRRVRRDLASLSFRFCIEARSDGIDEPLFRELAKIGLHNVAVGFEAGTDESLTRIGKGTTVEQGRRAMDVLRRIKVSTTGFFMIGFPWEDEAMIRRTISYGLDLRPDLLKFNIAVPLPGSRFHDWLIQKSRDDIECDEMTAWTGLLRGSKRKARYDYTSLTDRTLLRLQRKGMIRHYSRPSVLLRLIRFGTLRPRNLLPMALIWLRLLNPLTRGGRQA